Proteins encoded together in one Gemmatimonadota bacterium window:
- the prfB gene encoding peptide chain release factor 2 — MRSSYSNSRISATLSGSSGGIFDLDARQERLKSLDSEMAQPGFWDKQELAKAVIDESNSIKGWLEPWRALDGRVSDLRALVELLEEEDDAELAAEFGSGVADLAKGVEALELRTMLQGKDDHRGAIITIHPGAGGLESQDWAQMLMRMYTRWAERGGFTVNVLDLQPAEEAGIKSATLEINGEHAYGFLKAEGGVHRLVRISPFDAQARRHTSFASVFIYPQVDDSIEIEIDDGDLRVDTYRASGAGGQHVNKTDSAVRLTHRPTGIVVQCQQERSQHKNRATAMKMLRARLYQHALEEKEKERAALEAQKTDIGFGSQIRSYVFQPYTMVNDHRTELKITDVQSVMDGAIDPFIEAYLKMLGAVR, encoded by the coding sequence ATAAGGAGCAGCTACAGCAACTCGAGAATCTCGGCGACACTGTCCGGGAGCTCAGGGGGTATCTTTGACCTCGACGCACGTCAGGAGCGCCTGAAGTCGCTCGATTCTGAAATGGCTCAGCCCGGTTTCTGGGACAAGCAAGAGCTGGCCAAGGCGGTCATCGACGAATCCAATAGTATCAAGGGCTGGCTCGAGCCCTGGCGAGCGCTCGATGGCCGCGTGTCGGATTTGCGCGCGCTGGTCGAGCTGCTCGAGGAGGAGGACGACGCGGAGCTCGCGGCCGAGTTCGGCAGCGGTGTCGCTGACCTCGCGAAGGGAGTCGAGGCTCTCGAGCTACGCACCATGCTCCAGGGCAAAGACGACCACCGGGGGGCGATCATCACGATCCATCCGGGGGCTGGTGGGCTCGAGTCCCAGGACTGGGCCCAGATGCTCATGCGCATGTACACGCGCTGGGCCGAGAGGGGTGGCTTCACGGTCAATGTTCTCGACCTCCAGCCGGCGGAGGAGGCGGGAATCAAGAGCGCGACGCTCGAGATCAACGGAGAGCACGCGTACGGATTCCTCAAGGCTGAGGGCGGCGTTCACCGCCTCGTGCGTATTTCGCCCTTCGACGCGCAGGCTCGCCGGCACACCTCGTTCGCGAGCGTCTTCATCTATCCTCAGGTGGACGACAGCATCGAGATCGAGATCGACGACGGCGACCTCCGTGTCGATACGTACCGCGCGTCCGGCGCCGGCGGACAGCACGTGAACAAGACCGATTCCGCGGTCCGTCTCACGCACCGGCCGACTGGGATCGTGGTCCAGTGCCAGCAGGAGCGCTCTCAGCACAAGAACCGCGCTACCGCGATGAAGATGCTGCGCGCCCGCCTGTATCAGCACGCGCTGGAAGAGAAAGAAAAGGAGCGAGCGGCGCTCGAGGCGCAGAAGACCGATATCGGTTTCGGGAGCCAGATTCGGTCCTACGTTTTCCAACCGTACACGATGGTCAATGACCACAGGACCGAGCTCAAGATCACGGACGTCCAGTCCGTGATGGACGGCGCGATCGATCCGTTCATCGAAGCCTATCTGAAAATGCTAGGCGCGGTCCGGTAG
- the lysS gene encoding lysine--tRNA ligase, with protein MEDLSQLLRIRREKLEALRERGIEPFVYNYDPTHRTVAVAASFEAAEKEGGLSEDGDGESARLGGRIVSWRGHGKSAFAHLEDGDGRIQIYFKKDVLGDGPFGDLDLIDLGDWIGVEGRAFRTRTGEITIRAESYTLLTKSLRPLPFGKVETDLETGERTVHSGFSDQETRYRQRYADLAVHPEVREVFRTRSRIITALRSFLDSEGFLEVETPVLQPLYGGASAKPFVTNHHALDQTMYLRIADELYLKRLIVGGLDRVYEISKDFRNEGLSRMHNPEFTMLEWYEAFTDYRDQMDLVERMVLYVLDDVIASRTVTYGEHEITFEPPFRRLSLVGGLSHALGLDVHEMGEGELRAKAEELQVPDLDGAGRGKLIDKLFGELVEPDLIQPTFVIDHPKELSPLAKPSREDARLTERFELYIAGAEIFNAFSELNDPIDQRQRFEAQAALRAAGDEEAQQVDEDYIRALEYGMPPTGGVGLGVDRLVMMLTNQSSIRDVILFPMLRDEE; from the coding sequence ATGGAAGATCTGAGCCAGCTGCTCCGCATACGGCGCGAAAAGCTCGAAGCCCTCCGCGAGCGGGGTATCGAGCCCTTCGTGTACAATTACGACCCGACGCATCGCACGGTCGCGGTCGCCGCGTCGTTCGAGGCGGCTGAGAAGGAGGGCGGGCTCAGTGAAGACGGCGACGGGGAGTCGGCCCGACTCGGCGGTCGCATCGTGAGCTGGCGGGGCCACGGCAAGAGCGCGTTCGCGCACCTCGAGGACGGAGATGGTCGCATCCAGATCTACTTCAAGAAGGACGTGCTCGGTGACGGACCTTTCGGAGACCTGGACCTGATCGACCTCGGGGACTGGATCGGGGTGGAGGGGCGCGCCTTCCGCACCCGTACCGGCGAGATCACGATCCGGGCTGAGTCGTATACGCTGCTCACCAAGTCGCTGCGGCCGCTTCCCTTCGGCAAGGTCGAGACCGACCTGGAGACAGGTGAACGCACGGTGCACTCCGGCTTCTCGGACCAGGAGACGCGCTACCGACAACGCTACGCTGACCTGGCTGTTCATCCCGAGGTCCGGGAGGTCTTTCGCACGCGCTCCCGAATCATCACGGCTCTACGTTCGTTCCTGGATTCGGAGGGCTTCTTGGAGGTCGAGACGCCCGTGCTCCAGCCGCTGTACGGTGGCGCCTCCGCGAAGCCGTTCGTGACGAATCACCACGCGTTGGACCAGACGATGTATCTGCGCATCGCGGACGAGCTGTACCTCAAACGCCTCATCGTCGGGGGCTTGGATCGGGTCTACGAGATCTCGAAGGACTTCCGAAACGAGGGGCTGAGCCGCATGCACAACCCCGAGTTCACCATGCTCGAGTGGTACGAGGCGTTCACCGACTACCGAGACCAGATGGATCTGGTCGAGCGCATGGTTCTGTACGTGCTGGACGACGTCATCGCTTCGCGCACAGTCACGTACGGAGAGCACGAGATCACGTTCGAGCCTCCGTTTCGGCGTCTGAGTCTGGTCGGCGGCCTGTCGCATGCGTTGGGTCTCGACGTTCATGAGATGGGAGAGGGCGAGCTGCGGGCAAAGGCCGAGGAGCTGCAGGTCCCAGACCTCGACGGTGCCGGCCGAGGCAAGCTGATCGACAAGCTCTTCGGTGAGCTCGTCGAACCCGACTTGATTCAGCCGACGTTCGTGATCGACCACCCGAAGGAGCTGAGTCCGCTCGCGAAGCCGAGCCGCGAGGACGCACGTCTGACGGAGCGCTTTGAGCTGTACATCGCCGGCGCGGAGATCTTCAACGCGTTCTCGGAGCTCAACGACCCGATCGACCAGCGGCAGCGCTTCGAGGCCCAGGCGGCGCTGCGCGCCGCGGGGGACGAAGAAGCTCAACAGGTCGACGAGGACTACATCCGCGCGCTCGAGTACGGCATGCCACCCACCGGTGGTGTCGGCTTGGGCGTGGACCGCCTGGTGATGATGCTGACGAACCAGTCCTCGATCCGGGACGTCATCCTGTTTCCCATGCTCCGGGACGAAGAGTGA
- a CDS encoding ABC transporter permease, with protein sequence MSASRGRGSNGRLHWFIARHYLGASRGQGLLSLSTWIALGSVTVGVTALVIVIAVMTGMQEDLQSKILESTPHVVVMEQGTSLRLHDYPTVLEKIRATEHVTGAAPFVLAQVSIVRGKGDTRYTQSAELYGIAFDTIGAPPTDMARQIIEGVLDLEPPKSGLSPLLMGSLLADRMQLFKGDTVVLMALDNLKLDLFGGLVPTLRQFEVTGTFKTGMYDYDMKNVYTTLEVAQELVGIEDPNTVGGIGVRTTDPEMAQVVAQRLQEALGGFPYWSESWIVTNRALFSALKLEKIAMGLILGLILVVAAFNIVSTLVMVVSDRTREIGILKAMGMTRGGILRVFVLQGAWIGVVGTLLGSVLGVGVGLLIDRYDIIKIPPDVYFVDSLPVSIYVPDVLMIVVGSIVVAFLATVYPAIQASRLEPVDAIRHD encoded by the coding sequence GTGAGCGCTTCGAGGGGGCGCGGCAGCAACGGCCGCCTGCACTGGTTCATAGCCCGCCACTACCTCGGCGCTAGCCGAGGACAGGGCCTGCTATCGCTCAGTACGTGGATCGCGCTCGGTAGCGTGACCGTCGGCGTGACGGCGCTCGTCATCGTGATCGCAGTGATGACCGGCATGCAGGAGGACCTCCAATCGAAGATCCTGGAGTCGACGCCGCACGTGGTCGTTATGGAGCAGGGCACGAGCTTGCGGCTGCACGACTATCCGACCGTACTCGAAAAGATACGCGCCACGGAGCACGTGACGGGCGCCGCGCCGTTCGTGCTTGCGCAGGTGTCGATCGTCCGGGGCAAAGGGGATACTCGATACACTCAATCTGCCGAGCTCTATGGTATCGCGTTCGACACGATCGGGGCCCCGCCCACGGACATGGCGAGGCAGATCATCGAGGGTGTGCTCGACCTCGAGCCGCCGAAGTCCGGCCTGTCTCCGCTGCTCATGGGCTCGCTTCTGGCGGACCGTATGCAGCTCTTCAAAGGAGACACGGTGGTGCTCATGGCCCTCGACAACCTCAAATTGGACCTCTTCGGCGGACTGGTCCCGACGCTGAGGCAATTCGAGGTCACGGGCACATTCAAGACCGGCATGTACGACTACGACATGAAGAACGTGTACACCACGCTCGAGGTCGCTCAGGAGCTGGTCGGCATCGAGGACCCCAATACGGTAGGCGGGATCGGCGTTCGCACGACGGATCCGGAGATGGCCCAGGTCGTGGCGCAGCGGTTGCAGGAGGCGTTGGGCGGATTCCCCTACTGGTCCGAGTCGTGGATCGTGACCAACCGGGCGCTCTTCAGCGCGCTCAAGCTCGAGAAGATTGCGATGGGGCTGATCCTCGGCCTCATTCTGGTCGTCGCCGCGTTCAACATCGTCAGCACCCTGGTAATGGTGGTATCGGATCGCACCCGCGAGATCGGCATCCTGAAGGCCATGGGCATGACTCGGGGAGGCATCTTGAGGGTCTTCGTGCTGCAGGGGGCGTGGATCGGCGTGGTGGGCACGCTCTTGGGCTCCGTGCTCGGCGTCGGGGTCGGGTTGCTCATCGACCGCTACGACATCATCAAGATCCCGCCCGACGTGTATTTCGTGGACAGCCTGCCGGTCTCGATCTACGTGCCTGATGTGTTGATGATCGTCGTTGGCAGCATCGTCGTGGCTTTCCTCGCCACCGTGTATCCGGCGATCCAGGCGTCCCGCCTCGAGCCGGTGGACGCGATCCGTCATGACTGA
- a CDS encoding ABC transporter ATP-binding protein, with amino-acid sequence MTDETTVAATNGAPPPLAAKHLRKSFIAGDGSRLEILREVDFEIAAGEVVAITGASGAGKSTLLHLLGALDVPTGGEVLVGGRSVAGLADEELAHVRNQHVGFVFQFHHLLREFTALENVMMPALIAGASPREATERASSLLVAVGVDHREGHKPSQLSGGEQQRVAVARALVNEPLVLLLDEPSGNLDTETSERLHDLLFRLRERRAVSMVIVTHNRELAARADRILELVGGRLQPVPQV; translated from the coding sequence ATGACTGACGAGACGACTGTGGCGGCGACGAACGGCGCACCACCGCCGCTCGCGGCCAAGCACCTGCGAAAGAGCTTCATCGCTGGGGATGGAAGCCGACTGGAGATTCTGAGGGAGGTCGACTTCGAGATTGCGGCGGGAGAGGTTGTCGCGATCACTGGGGCGAGTGGCGCGGGGAAGTCGACGCTCCTCCACCTTCTGGGGGCGCTCGACGTGCCCACGGGTGGGGAGGTGCTGGTGGGTGGTCGGTCGGTCGCCGGCCTGGCGGACGAAGAGCTCGCCCACGTACGCAATCAGCACGTGGGCTTCGTCTTCCAGTTCCACCACTTGCTGCGGGAGTTCACGGCGCTCGAGAACGTGATGATGCCGGCGCTCATCGCCGGCGCGTCGCCACGCGAAGCTACGGAGAGGGCGTCGAGCCTTCTGGTCGCTGTCGGCGTCGACCATCGAGAGGGCCACAAGCCGAGTCAGCTATCGGGCGGGGAGCAGCAGCGCGTGGCGGTCGCGAGAGCGCTCGTCAACGAGCCTCTCGTACTGCTCCTGGACGAACCCTCGGGCAACCTGGATACCGAAACGAGCGAGCGCCTTCACGACCTGCTGTTCCGGCTTCGCGAGCGGCGAGCGGTTTCGATGGTGATCGTGACGCACAACCGCGAGCTGGCAGCTCGGGCGGACCGGATTCTGGAACTTGTTGGAGGGCGGCTCCAACCGGTCCCTCAGGTGTAG
- a CDS encoding UvrB/UvrC motif-containing protein gives MKRASSSVADGAGAHQRSRNTRFTMPDNICDSCGSSDAVVNFTQIVKDEMSTFRLCEACAAEKGLEPAPEPSSLPLTDFLAQMGDERGHDELDADRQCSFCGLTFGQFRETGRLGCPHCYQTFESHLRRLLRRVHGSVQHVGKVYLPPDPTASEMEKRLDGLRRKLDRAIEAEDFERAAEVRDQIRSLEPA, from the coding sequence TTGAAGAGGGCTTCGAGCAGCGTCGCGGACGGTGCCGGCGCCCACCAACGTTCACGCAATACGCGTTTCACGATGCCAGACAACATCTGCGATAGCTGTGGCTCGTCCGACGCGGTCGTGAATTTCACGCAGATCGTGAAGGATGAGATGTCCACGTTCCGTCTGTGCGAGGCGTGCGCTGCCGAGAAGGGGCTCGAGCCGGCTCCGGAGCCGAGCAGCCTTCCGCTCACGGACTTTCTCGCCCAGATGGGCGACGAGCGCGGACACGATGAGCTCGACGCTGACCGCCAGTGCTCGTTCTGTGGCCTTACGTTCGGGCAGTTCCGCGAGACGGGTCGCCTCGGATGCCCGCATTGCTATCAGACGTTCGAAAGCCACCTTCGCCGGTTGCTACGTCGCGTTCACGGAAGCGTGCAGCACGTGGGAAAGGTGTACCTCCCGCCAGACCCGACTGCGTCCGAAATGGAAAAACGCCTGGACGGGCTGCGGCGTAAGCTTGATCGCGCCATCGAGGCAGAGGACTTTGAGCGGGCGGCCGAAGTGAGGGATCAGATCCGATCCCTCGAGCCCGCGTGA
- a CDS encoding protein arginine kinase — MNDFTTIPDYGLSWLDASGEHADIVLSTRVRLARNLQGHAFGPRARVNDREAVLRLFKSSIEHAETLSGGTLLEMPDVATRTRRILLERRLVTRDLLGDEESGPPRGTAVHLSSRDPISVMVNEEDHLRVQSLLSGLRIREAWRMVDRLDEELGRELPYAYHHEFGFLTSCPTNVGSGLRASVFMHLPGLVLTKEIGKVLQGLGQVGLTFRGLYGEGSEVVGNFFQVSNQTTLGKTEEDLVDHLDKVARQVIQYEVQARQVLLRDARGVTEDKIWRAYGLLRYARSLSFEELMNLLSGVRLGLSLKLLPGLRVYTLNKMMIFSQPAHLEQAAGRELPSSESDTHRAAFVRRILASEGDVTSDGTSATDELPNDSPDGR; from the coding sequence ATGAACGACTTCACGACGATACCGGACTACGGGCTCAGCTGGCTCGATGCCAGCGGTGAGCACGCCGACATCGTGCTGTCCACCCGCGTTCGGCTCGCGCGGAACCTCCAGGGGCACGCGTTCGGCCCACGGGCTCGCGTGAACGACCGCGAGGCGGTTCTCCGACTCTTCAAGAGCTCGATCGAGCACGCCGAGACTCTATCGGGTGGGACACTGCTCGAGATGCCCGACGTCGCGACACGCACGCGCCGGATCCTGCTCGAACGGCGACTGGTGACGAGAGATCTTCTCGGAGACGAAGAGAGCGGTCCTCCTCGAGGTACGGCGGTCCATCTTTCGAGTCGTGATCCCATCAGTGTAATGGTGAATGAGGAGGATCATCTCCGTGTCCAGAGCTTGCTCTCAGGCCTCCGCATCCGAGAGGCATGGCGCATGGTGGACCGGCTCGACGAAGAGCTCGGTCGTGAGTTGCCGTATGCCTACCACCACGAGTTCGGTTTTCTCACGAGCTGTCCGACCAACGTGGGCTCTGGGCTGCGCGCATCCGTCTTTATGCATCTCCCGGGCTTGGTCCTCACCAAGGAGATCGGGAAGGTGCTCCAGGGGCTCGGCCAGGTGGGACTGACCTTCCGCGGGCTGTACGGCGAGGGGTCCGAGGTCGTGGGGAACTTCTTCCAGGTATCGAATCAGACGACGCTGGGGAAGACCGAGGAAGACTTGGTGGATCACCTCGACAAGGTCGCCCGCCAAGTGATCCAATATGAAGTGCAGGCGAGACAGGTACTGCTGCGCGACGCGCGCGGTGTAACCGAAGACAAAATCTGGAGAGCATACGGCCTTCTGCGTTATGCGCGGTCGCTCTCCTTCGAAGAGTTGATGAATTTACTCTCGGGCGTGCGGTTGGGGCTTTCTCTGAAACTACTCCCCGGCCTCCGTGTATACACGCTCAACAAGATGATGATTTTTTCGCAGCCGGCTCACTTGGAGCAGGCCGCGGGGCGTGAACTACCTTCATCCGAGAGCGACACGCACCGTGCGGCCTTTGTACGGCGCATTCTTGCTTCTGAGGGGGACGTCACGTCCGACGGTACGTCGGCAACTGATGAACTCCCGAACGACAGTCCGGACGGACGATGA
- a CDS encoding ATP-dependent Clp protease ATP-binding subunit, producing the protein MNYNFTDRVRKVLAMAREEAIRLQHDYVGTEHILLGLIREGEGVAAAVLTNLDIDLEQIHERVEESVRKGKATIALGELPYTSRAKKVLEFAMAEARDFNHSYVGTEHLLLGLLREEKGIAAQVLNSLGVTLDEARGETLKVLGSDVTPSEPAGIGGGGSGTPSGKQSDKKSKTPALDHFCRDLTELARQDKLDPTIGRATEIERVVEILCRRKKNNPVLIGEPGVGKTAIVEGLAQLISRGEITEALKDYRVLALDMAAVIAGTKYRGQFEERLKAVMSEIQQAKTVILFIDEMHTLVGAGAAEGAIDASNMLKPALARGELQCIGASTLNEYRKYIEKDGALERRFQPVIVDPPAVEETVEILKGLRGHYEDHHRIVIPDEAIENAAKLADRYITDRFLPDKAIDVIDEAGARARIASAVPPPEVEELKAQLAEIANRKEEAIGNQDFERAAELRDEEREFSQSIRQRQEAWEEERKHHRPEISSEDVAFIVSRWTGIPVTRIRQTESDRLVNMEDELHKRIVGQQDAIEAISRAIRRSRAGLKDPRRPIGSFIFSGPTGVGKTELARALAEFLFADSDALIRVDMSEYMEKFSVSRLIGAPPGYVGYEDSGALTKAVRRRPYSVVLLDEIEKAHPDVFNILLQVLDEGHLTDNYGRVIDFKNTVLIMTSNLGARDIAKGGGLGFQSADRGTSYEIMQDKVRQEIERAFNPEFLNRVDDIIVFHPLTKAEIAEIVHILLEEMRSRLGEEGMTLTLTDAAIEFLVEEGYDERFGARPLKRAIQKYLEDPLSEKILTTEFAAGDEVEVDADPEGGGLTLRVESTSKT; encoded by the coding sequence ATGAACTACAACTTCACCGACCGAGTGAGGAAAGTGTTGGCGATGGCTCGAGAGGAGGCCATCCGCCTACAGCATGACTATGTGGGTACCGAGCACATCTTGCTCGGGCTCATCCGTGAAGGCGAAGGCGTCGCGGCGGCGGTTCTGACGAACCTCGACATCGATCTCGAGCAGATCCACGAGCGGGTCGAAGAGTCGGTGCGCAAGGGCAAGGCGACCATCGCGCTCGGCGAGTTGCCCTATACGTCGCGTGCCAAAAAGGTGTTGGAGTTCGCGATGGCCGAGGCGCGTGACTTCAACCACTCCTACGTCGGTACCGAGCACCTGCTGCTCGGCCTCCTGCGAGAGGAGAAGGGGATTGCCGCCCAGGTTCTGAACTCGCTCGGCGTGACACTCGATGAGGCCCGAGGCGAAACGCTCAAGGTTCTCGGTTCCGACGTCACGCCGTCCGAGCCCGCCGGCATCGGAGGAGGGGGCTCCGGCACTCCCTCCGGCAAGCAAAGCGACAAGAAATCCAAGACTCCCGCGCTCGATCACTTCTGCCGCGACCTGACGGAGCTGGCTCGCCAGGACAAGCTCGATCCAACCATTGGGCGGGCTACCGAGATCGAACGGGTCGTGGAGATTCTATGCCGTCGCAAGAAGAACAATCCCGTGCTCATCGGTGAGCCCGGTGTGGGCAAGACCGCCATCGTGGAAGGTCTCGCGCAACTCATCTCGCGTGGGGAGATCACGGAAGCTCTGAAGGACTACCGGGTCCTGGCGCTCGACATGGCTGCGGTCATCGCGGGCACCAAGTACCGGGGCCAGTTCGAGGAGCGGCTCAAGGCCGTGATGAGCGAGATCCAGCAGGCGAAGACCGTCATTCTCTTCATCGACGAGATGCATACACTCGTCGGGGCAGGGGCCGCGGAAGGCGCCATCGACGCCTCCAACATGCTCAAGCCGGCGCTCGCCCGTGGTGAGCTGCAGTGCATCGGAGCGTCGACGCTGAACGAGTATCGGAAGTACATCGAGAAAGACGGGGCGCTGGAGCGGCGCTTCCAGCCGGTCATCGTCGATCCTCCCGCGGTGGAGGAGACGGTGGAGATTCTGAAAGGGCTGCGCGGTCACTACGAGGACCATCACCGTATCGTGATTCCGGACGAAGCGATCGAGAACGCGGCCAAGCTCGCCGACCGGTACATTACGGATCGCTTCCTGCCCGACAAAGCGATCGACGTGATCGACGAGGCGGGAGCGCGCGCACGCATCGCGAGCGCAGTGCCGCCGCCCGAGGTCGAGGAGCTCAAGGCGCAGCTCGCCGAGATCGCGAATCGGAAGGAAGAGGCGATCGGCAACCAGGACTTCGAGCGTGCCGCCGAACTCAGGGACGAGGAGCGCGAGTTCAGCCAGTCGATCCGGCAGCGGCAGGAAGCGTGGGAGGAAGAGCGCAAGCATCACCGGCCCGAGATATCCTCGGAGGACGTCGCGTTCATCGTCAGTCGTTGGACGGGGATTCCGGTAACGCGTATCCGCCAGACCGAGTCCGACCGTCTGGTGAACATGGAAGACGAACTGCACAAGCGCATCGTCGGCCAGCAGGACGCAATAGAGGCGATCAGCCGAGCGATCCGGCGCAGCCGAGCCGGGCTGAAGGACCCGAGGCGCCCGATCGGTTCGTTTATCTTCTCCGGACCGACCGGCGTCGGCAAGACCGAGTTGGCGCGGGCGCTCGCAGAGTTCTTGTTCGCGGACAGCGACGCGCTGATCCGTGTCGACATGAGCGAGTACATGGAGAAGTTCTCGGTGTCGCGCCTGATCGGTGCTCCTCCGGGATACGTCGGCTACGAGGACTCGGGCGCGCTCACCAAGGCGGTACGACGGCGCCCCTATTCCGTCGTGCTTCTGGACGAGATCGAAAAGGCGCACCCCGACGTCTTCAACATCCTCCTGCAGGTGCTCGATGAAGGTCATCTCACGGACAACTACGGCCGGGTGATCGACTTCAAGAACACCGTGCTGATCATGACCTCGAACCTGGGCGCGCGGGATATCGCGAAGGGTGGAGGCCTCGGCTTCCAGTCCGCGGATCGCGGGACCAGCTACGAGATCATGCAAGACAAGGTCCGTCAGGAGATCGAACGCGCGTTCAACCCCGAGTTCCTGAACCGCGTAGACGACATCATCGTCTTCCACCCGCTGACGAAGGCGGAAATCGCGGAAATCGTGCACATCCTGCTCGAGGAGATGCGGAGTCGCCTTGGGGAGGAGGGGATGACGCTCACGCTCACGGACGCCGCGATCGAATTCCTCGTGGAAGAGGGATACGACGAGAGGTTCGGCGCTCGACCGCTCAAGCGGGCGATCCAGAAGTACCTCGAAGATCCACTGTCGGAGAAGATTCTCACGACCGAGTTCGCCGCCGGGGACGAGGTCGAAGTGGACGCGGATCCGGAGGGAGGAGGCTTGACCCTCCGGGTGGAGTCGACGAGCAAGACGTGA